The Streptomyces kanamyceticus DNA segment CCGCCAAGGTGGAGACCGGGCCGTACGAGTGGACGCGCATGGCGGGCATTCAGATCGGCGGCCCCAGCAACGGCTGAAGCCGTAGCCGAACGTTCTGCCGAGACTGGCCGAAAGCAACACCTGACACCCGGGTCACCCGTTAGGACCGTAGGAGCAAGGTCCACCCAGCGGGAGCCCGCATGATCGAAACGCCGTCACTGGTGGATCAGTACTGCCATGGCGTTCTCCGTACGGAGCTGGGCCTCGGCACCTTCGAGGCCCACCTCGGCCGGGGCGAGGGACCACCCGCCCCCGGCACCACCTTCTTCGACACCCAGACCGGCTTCGCGGTGCGCCGCTGGTGTCCGCCGCTGCTCGGCCTGGAGCAGCACTGCCCGCCCGCCCGCTATCTCGCCCGCCGCCGTGAACTGGGCGTACTGGAATCGGGGCGGCGCCTGCTGCGCGGCAGCGGCATCACCACCTACCTCGTCGACACGGGGCTGCCCGGAGACCTGACGGGGCCCGGCGAGATGGCGTCCACCGGGGACGCCGAAGCCCGCGAGATCGTCCGCCTGGAGTTACTCGCCGAGCAGGTCGCCGACACCTCGGGCACCGCCGACTCGTTCCTCGCCAATCTCGCCGAGTCCGTGCACGCGGCCGCCGGGGAGGCCGTCGCCTTCACCTCGGTGGCGGGCGTGCGGATCCCGCTCGCCCTCGCCGCGGAGCCGCCGGGGCCCGGCGAGGTGCGCGGCGCGGTCGGGCGCTGGCTCGCGGGGCGGCAGGTCGGCGGCGAACTGACCGACCCGGTGCTGCTGCGGCACCTGCTGTGGATCGCCGTGGCCTCCGGGCGGCCGCTGCAGCTGCACGCGGGCGCCGGTGACCCCCAGACGTACTTCGGGGACTTCGCGCGGGCCACCGCGGGGCTCGGCACCGATCTGGTGCTGCTGCACGGCTATCCGTACCACCGCAGCGCCGCGCACCTGGCGTCCTTCTTCCCGCACGTGTACGCGGATCTGGGGCCCGCTCTCGTGCGCACCGGAGCGCGTGCGGCGGCCGTCCTCGCGGAGATCCTGGAACTCGCGCCGTTCGGCAAGCTGCTGTTCTCCAGCGGCGCCCACGGGCTGCCCGAACTGCACGTCGTCGGCGCGAGCCTGTTCCGGGAGGCGCTCGGCCGGGTGCTCGGCACCTGGGTCGCCGAGGGGGCCTGGTCGCTCGGCGACGCGCAGCGCGTCGCCGGACTCATCGCCGCGGGCAACGCCCGCCGGGTGTACGGACTCTCAGACGGAGGAGAGCTGTGAGTCGTCGGCCTGGGCGGGCAGCCCCGCCGTACCGACGGGGCGCTCCCGCAGCGCGAGCAGCACCCGCACCACACCGATCCACACCAGACACGAGCCGAACATGTGCAGGCCGACCAGGACCTCCGGCAGGTCCGTGAAGTACTGGACGTAGCCGATGGCGCCCTGCGCGAGCAGGATCAGGAACAGGTCGCGGGTGCGCGAGAGCGGGCCGCGCGGGGCGTCGACCGCCTTGAGGACGAACCACAGGGCGAACGTCAGCGTCACCACGATCCACGCGAGCACCGCGTGCAGCTTGCTGACGGTCTCCCAGTCGAAGCCCATCCGCGGCACGTCGCTGGAGTCGCCCGCGTGCGGCCCCGAGCCCGTCACGACCGTGCCGACCGCGATGAGCAGCACGGAGGCCGCGACCAGGAACCAGACGAGCTGCGCCACGGCCTTGCCGACCAGCGGGCGCGGCTCCGCGTCGCCCTCGCGGATGCGCTGCCACATCGTGACGGCGACCGCGATCAGGGCGGTGGAGAGCAGGAAGTGTGCCGCGACCGTCCACGGGTTGAGGCCGACGAGGACCACGATGCCGCCGAGCACGGCGTTGCCCATGACCAGCCAGAACTGGGCCCAGCCGAGCCGGGTCACGCTGCGCCGCATCGGCTTCTGCGAGCGCGCGGCGATGATCGCCCAGCCGACGGCGGCGCACAGCACGTACGTCAGCATGCGGTTGCCGAACTCGACGACGCCGTGGAAGCCCATCTCGCTGGTCGCGGTCAGGGAGTCGTCCGTGCACTTGGGCCACGTCGGGCAGCCGAGGCCGGAGCCCGTCAGCCGGACGGCACCGCCCGTCACCACGATGAGCACGGTCATCGCGAGGGAGATGAAGGCCGCCTGCTGGACGGTCCGCTGAGTGGGGGTCCAGCGCTCGGCGATGAAGGCGAGCGGGTTCCGCACGGCTTGAGCGACGTCGTCTCGGGTCACGTTTGGCACGCGCCCTATCGTAGGGGGCCGCTTGTGCAAGCTTTCACGAGGGGCACGACTTGCCCCAGAGTGACCGGTGGATGCGGGCGGCGCGGGCCCGCAGCTCCTCGGCCCGCGCCGGGTCCTGGGCGCCGTCCGCGAGGAACTCGTACACCGCGACGAGCGAGGGGTGGCCCTCGCCCAGGCTGGCGACGAAGATGCGTTCGGCCGTGCGCAGCGCGCGCTCGGCGCCCTCGCGATCGCCCGCGGCGCGCAGTACGGGGCCGAGCCGGGAGAGGGTCTTGGCCCGGTAGTGGTGGTCGGGTCCGTACGCGGTGACGTAGATCTCCTCGGCCTCGCGCAGGGTGTCGATCGCCCGGTGCAGATGCCCCTGCGCCCACTGCAGCGAGCCCAGTTTGTTGAGACAGGCCGCGTAGGTGTGGGCCTCCGTCGTACGGCGCTTGCCGAGCAGGGCGAGGACGGGGCAGAGGAGTTCGTGCGCCGTCGCGAGGTGCGCGTGGGCCTGTGCGCGCAGCCTGCGCTTGCGCAGCGGATTGCGGGTGCTGCGCGACGCCGCCCTGCACTGCTGGCCCTTGCGGCGCAGCACGTCCGCGAGGAACTTGGCGACCTGAGCGGTCTCGAAGTCCTCCTCGCCGCGCTTGCTGCGGAACACCTCGTGCGCCGCCGAGAGCTCGCGCTCCGCGGTGTCCAGGTCGCCGCGGTCCTGCGCCACGATCCCGGCGTCGCGGCGGAGCATCGCCCGGAACACCACGTGCTCCTCCAGGCCGGTGGAGCCGCCGCCGCCGACGAGGTCACCGGCCCGCTCGTAGCAGTCGAGCGCGTCGACGTGCCGGCCCGCGTTGCGGTGGATCATCCCGGCCTCCTGCTCGGTGACCGCCCAGTCGATGACCTCCCAGCCCGAGCCCTGCAGCTCGTAGATGCGCAGCGCCGCCTCCAGATAGCCGCTCGCCTCCCGAAAGCGGTTGCGCTCGCGCAGGATGCCGCCGAACTGGCGGCAGCACTGCGCCCGCACCTGCTGGAAGGCGTCGTCGTCCTTGTGGGCGTCGCACAGCGCGAGCGCCCTGCCGCAGGCCGCCTCCGCCGTGTCGAGGTGGGCGAGGAGGTAGTGCTGGCGGGCCGTGGCGAGATGGGCCGTCGCCAGGCACTGCTCGGATCCCGTGCCCAGGCCGCGCAGCTCCACCTCCCTGGCGAAGTAGGCCAGCGCGCTCTTCCACTCGCAGCGGTGGTTCTGGTAGCTGCCCGCCCGGTGCAGGAGGCGCACCAGCGCCTCCGGGTCGCGGGCCGCGCCCAGTTCGCCGTCGCTGTCGGCGGCCCAGGCGGGCTCGGCGGTGACCGCGTCGACGTGCGGCATGAGACGGTCGCAGGTGGCTCGCGATTCGAGCTGGTCGGGGGCGAGCGGGAAGGCCGCCTCGATCAGCCGGACCGCGGCCTGCGACCACTCCAGACGCTCGTGTCCGGTCAGCCGGGACCGGATGAATATCTGCACCCGGGGGTGGATTCCGTACGTCACCGGCTCCGTGCGGCCGTCGCCGTGGCGGGTCATCAGGGAGTGGTCGACCAGCTTGAGCACGAGCCGGGTGAAGGCCAGCTGGTCGTCCATGACGAGCCGCAGCCGGTCGGGCAGGACCGAGCGGTAGCGGAAGAGCGTGGCGCGCGGCACGTCCTCGGACGCCAGGAAGCTGCACAGCCGCATCAGATCCTCGGCGGCGGGCTGCTGCGCGCCGATCCGCTCGATCGCCAGCTCGAAGGTCTTGGCGTCGCTGTCGGCGCTCTGCGCGGAGAGGCGCTGCAGGTACTCCTCGAAGTCCTCGCCCTCGACGCCGATCTCGGCCTGTTCGATGTACGCCCCCGCCTGTTCGAGGGCGAGCGGCTGCCAGCCGAGCTGCCTGCCGAGCCAGCGCAGCCGCTCGTCGGCGGTCGAACCGGTCCGCTTGCGCAGGAAGGCCAGGCCGTCGTCCTCGTCGTAGACGGTGAGTTCGACGGGATCGGGGCAGAGTCCGGTCCAGCCCTCGCGCAGCTGGGTGGTGATCAGGATCTCGCCGACGCCCTCGGGCGGCAGCAGGGGCTGTAACCGCAGTTGCTGGTCGACGGGCCCTTCGCCGGACTGTTCGGCGCCGTCGAGCTGGACGTTGTCGTAGACGAGCAGCCAGTCCGGATGGTCGCGCAGCCAGCTCCACAGCCGGGTCAGGACCACGGTCTTGGACTCGTGGTAGGTGATGCCGATCAGGGTGGCGAGTTCGAGCAGGTCGCACAGGAGCCGGTCGGGGCTGGTGGCGTTGAGCCACCGGGTGAGGCTGTGCTCGGTCAGCGTGCCGTGCGCGTACGCCGTGGCCAGCTGGGACTTTCCGACGCCGCCGGTGCCGTGCACGACGCTGACGCGGCGGCCCTTGGGGCCTTTCTCGGGCCGCAGGGTCCGTTCCAGGAGGGCCATTTCCTTTTTGCGGCCCACGAAGTACCGCGAGCGGAAGGGGAGGTTGTTGGGCGGCACGGCGCGCACGGTGGCGTCCTCGGCCGTTCCGCTTTCCTGCGTGGCGGGACGGGCGACGAGGATGAGGGCGAGGACGGCCAGCACGATGAGCACGACGAAGACCACGAGGGCCGGGCCGCTCGTCTTCTCCTTGATGATCCCCATCAGGGCGATGGCCAGGGCGGAGACCGCGGTGGTGCCGGTGGCGAGCCGCCTGATGCCGACGGCGAACCGCCTGCGCGTGCTGACGAGCCGCCTGCGTGTGAGGGCGAACTGCCTGCGGGCGCCGGTGAATGCGCCGGAAATGGATACGGACATCAGTTCCCCCTGTCTGCCTCCCCCGCGCGGCGCGCAGTACAGTCCCATTCTCGGGGTAAAGCCGCACCCGCCGGAATATCACCGCCGTGGAATCTGGGGCTAGCATCTGCGCTTCGCGGATTCGACGGTACGGAGGCGGCATGGACCTCGGCACAATGGATCAACCCCCGGGGGGCGGGATGGATATCGCGTTGGTCCACTGGTCCTTTCCGCCCAGCGTGGGCGGGGTGGAATCCCACCTCTGGGACTATTCACGGCTGTTGGCGCGGCGGGGGAACCGCGTCACCGTGCTCACCGGAACGCCGGGCGCGCAGTGCCCGGGTCAACCGGGGGTGGAGGTGCTCACCCACCCGGCGCTCGACCTGGCCAGGCTCGACCCGGGACCCGACGACGCGCGGCGGCTCACCCGGTGGTTCTCCGAGGTGCTCCTCCAGCGCGGCATCAGGCTGGTGCACTGCCACAACCTGCACCACTTCAGCGCGGCCCCCGCCCAGGCCCTGGAGGCCCTGCGGACCCCGCTGCGACTCGCGCTCTGCCATACGTACCACAGCATCTGGGGCGATCCCGGACGCGGCGAATCCGTGCTCACGGCGGACCGCTGGGACCGGCACTACGCCGTCTCCGAGTTCCTGCGCACCGCCTGCGCCGACGTGCTCGGCGTGCGCGCGGAGCGCACCTACCTGGGCATCGACACCGCCCCCTACGCGCGCGTGGCCCCTCTCGACGTCGCGCCGCAGCCGGGGACGGTGCTGCTGCCCGCCCGGCTGATCCCCGACAAGGGAGCGCTGCTCGCGGTCCGCGCGCTCGATCTGATCGTCCGCTGCGGGATGTGCGTATCCCGGCCCCGGCTGCTGCTTACGGACACCCGTCAGACAGTCGATTTCCACGGTGAGAAGATCGGCTTCAGGGAACGCGTCGAAAAAGAGATCGAAAAGCGCGATCTGGAATCGTACGTGGAATTCGTCGAGGCCGGTGTCGATCAAATGCCTGATCTCTACGCGGAGTCCACCGTCGTCGTCTATCCCTCGCTATTCGACGAGCCGATGGGGCTCGCCCCGCTGGAGGCGATGTGCGCGGCGCGGCCCGTCGTGGTGACCCGGATGGGCGGCCTCGACGAGGGCGTCGACAACGACGGGGTGATCGGTTATCTGGTGCCCGACAGGGACGAGGAGCAGCTCGCGGCGCGCCTCGCCGAACTCCTCGACGACCGGGAGACGGGCCGGCTGATGGGCCTGCGCGGACGGGCCCACGTCACCGGGCACTTCGACCTGCGCAAGATCTACCTGAAGCGCATGCAGGACGAGTACCGCGCACTCCTGGCCGGTCGGGGCGGAGCACCGGCCGGACCGGACGGAGCGTCAGCAGTGCGGGCCGGGACCGGCACCCGCGCCGGTGTCTGAACCGGCGCCCCCGCCGGTGTCCACCCGCCAGCCGTCGGGCAGCCCGGTCACCGTCGTACGCCCTGCGTGGTCGATCCGCACCGAGAGGTCCGCGCCCGCAAGGCGCAGCCCCGACACGGCGAGCGGTCCGAGCAGGCCCGCGGGGAGCGGGCGCAGCCGCAGCTCGCGGCGCGGGGCGTCGGGACGCAGGCCGAGCAGCGCGCCGAGCACCGCGACGCCGGACGCCGCCGACCAGCCCTGCGGGCGGCAGGCGGCCGGGTAGGCGAGCGGGGCGGGCGAGGTCTCGGTGCGCGCGTCGCCGCCGTACAGCTCCGGCATCCGGTACGAGAAGTGGACGGCGGCGTCGAGCAGTCCGTCGGCGAGCAGCGCGGCCTCGGCGGGGCGGCCCGCCGCGCACAGGCCCTGCACGGCGATCGCCGTGTCGTGGGTCCACACCGAACCGCCGTGGTAGCTTAGCGGGTTGAAGCCGGGCACGGCGGCGGACCGGCTGCGCAGCCCCCAGCCGGAGTTCAGCTCGGGCGCGGCCAGCCAGGCGGCGACGTCGGCGCAGCCGTCCCGGTCGAGGATGCCGGTGCCGAGCAGCTGGCCCATGTTGGAGGCGGGGCCCGTGACCGGAGCGAGGTCGCGGCCCACCGCGATGGCGACGTAGCGGGGCGCGGGCCCCTCCTTGGCGTCGATCCAGAAGGCGTCGGCGAAGCGGCCGCGGAGCGCCACGGCCCAGGTGCGCAGCCTCCTCGCCCGCGCCGTCGCCCCGCGGGAGTGCAGCAGGTCGGCGAGGCCCGTGGCGGCTTCGTAGGCGTAGCCCTGCACCTCGCAGAGGGCCAGCGGGGGCTCGACGCGCCGGCCCGCCGCGTCGCGCACCGCGTCGGCGGAGTCCTTCCAGGACTGGTGCAGGAGCCCGCCGCGGCGCGGGTAGTAGCGCAGCAGACCGTCCTTGTCCTTGCCGCTGGTGCGGACGATCCAGGCCATCGCGCGCTCCGCGTACGGCAGGAGCCCTTCGACCTCGGCGGCGGGCAGGCCCCAGCGCCAGGCGTCGACGAGCAGCGAGACGAAGAGCGGGGTGGCGTCGACGGAGCCGTAGTAGTGGGCGGGGAGCAGCAGCCCCTGGCCGTGCCGGGACTCGGCGGGGCGCAGCTCGTGCAGGATCCGCCCCGGCGCCTCCTCGCGGAAGTCGTCGTGGACCGTGCCCTGGCGGCGAGCGAGGGTCCACAGGGTGCCGCGGGCCAGTTCGGTGCCGAGCGGCAGCAGCATGCGGGCCGACCAGAGGGAGTCCCGGCCGAAGAGCGTCAGGTACCAGGGGCAGCCCGCGGCGATGAACTGGTCGTCGCAGCGGGCGCTCCCGCCACCCGCCCGGTCCGCTAGCCGCAGCGCCCGCAGCTCGGCGAGCCCCTGGCGGACCAGGCCGATCAGCCGCCGGTCGCCGCGGACCACCGGATCCGACCAGGGCACGCGCGGGGGCGCGGCGACCGGATGGCCCGGCGGGTCGGGCACGGCGCGGCCCGTGACGGCGAGCCGGAGCAGCCAGCAGCCGCCCGGCGCGAGCTCGACCCGCGGCCAGGTGAACGTGCCGTGCGCCGGGCCCGTCGCGGTCTCGGGCTCCTCGGGGCATTCGACGGCGCGCACCCGGGCACGGCCCGTGGGGGAGCGCCAGACGAGCGCGGGGCCTCCCGCGCGCGGCGCGGACGGGGCGACGGCGGGGCCGGTGAGGCCTCGCTTCACGTCGGCGATGTCGGCGAGGTCGGTGGCGGCGGTCAGTTCGACGCGTAATCGGCGGGCGGCGGTGCCGACGTTGCGCAGCAGGACCGTCTCGCCGTCGCCCGCGGTGCGCACCCGCTCGACGATCAGCGTCGGGTCGGCGGTGCCGTCGCCGGGGCAGCGGTGCACGGAGGTGAAGCGGACCCGGTCGGGGCCGAGCGGCTGGACGCCGACGGGCTCGGGCGCACGGCCGTCGAGCAGCAGGCACAGGGTGTGCAGGAGCCGCCGGTCGTGGTCGTAGAAGCCGTCGGCCCGCGCGCCGCGGAGCTGGCCGTCGCGGGGCGACGCGGCGAACGCGGGTGCCGCGACGCAGAGGACCACGTCGTGGAGGAGCGGCTGCAGGGCGCGGGCTGCCCGCGATGATCCGGGTAATTCCGGGGTGTCGGCCACGGAACGGGAGTGCCCGTTCCGTGCTCACGTCACTCCCTGAGGACGGACCGCGTCACTCCCAGCGGAAGAACCTGGCCGCCGCGCCGAGCCCGGCGACCGCCCAGACCGCGAGGATCCCGAGGTCCCCCCACGGCATGCCCGCACCGTGCTGCAGCACGTCGCGCAGCCCGTCGGAGAGCGCCGAGATGGGCAGCAGGCCGAGGACCGACTGGGCCGCGTCGGGGAATTTGTCGAGCGGGACGATCACGCCGCCGCCCATGAGCAGGAGCAGGAAGACGAGGTTCGCCGCCGCCAGCGTCGCCTCGGCCTTGAGGGTGCCCGCCATCAGCAGACCGAGCCCGGAGAAGGCGGCCGTGCCGAGCACCAGGAGCAGCAGTACGGCGAAGGGGTTGCCGTGCGGCGACCAGCCGAGCGCGAAGGCGATCACCGTGAGCAGGACGATCTGCAGCACCTCGGTGACCAGGACGGACAGGGTCTTCGCCGCCATCAGGCCCCAGCGGGGGAGCGGCGAGGCGCCGAGCCGCTTGAGCACGCCGTACCGCCGCTCGAAGCCCGTCGCGATGGCCTGGCCCGTGAAGGCCGTCGACATCACGGCGAGCGCGAGGATGCCGGGCGCGAGGAAGTCCACGGCCTCGCCGTCGCCCGTGTCGACGATGTCGACCGCGCTGAACAGCACGAGCAGGAGCGTCGGGATGACGACGGTCAGGAGGAGCTGCTCGCCGTTGCGCAGCAGCATCTTCGTCTCGAGGACAGCCTGCGCGGCGATCATGCGGGGCAGCGGGGCGGCGCCCGGCTTCGGCGTGTACGTACCGGCGGCGCTCATCCGCGCAGCTCCTTACCCGTGAGCTCCAAGAAGACGTCTTCGAGGGTGTGGCGTTCGACCGAGATGCGGTCCGGCATGACGCCGTGCTGGGCGCACCACGAGGTGACCGTGGCGAGCAGCTGGGGGTCGACCGTGCCGCTCACGCGGTAGGCGCCGGGGGTCAGTTCGGCCGCGGCCGAGTCCGGCGGCAGCGCCTTGAGGAGCGAGCCGACGTCGAGCCCTGGACGGCCGGTGAAGCGCAGGGTGTTCTCGGCGCCGCCCCGGCACAGCTCGTCGGGGCTGCCCTGGGCGATGACCTTGCCCGCGTCGATGATCGCGACGTCGTCGGAGAGCTCCTCCGCCTCGTCCATGTGGTGCGTGGTGAGGATGACGGCGACGCCGTCGCGGCGCAGATCGCGCACGAGGTCCCAGGTGGCCCGGCGCGCCTGCGGGTCCAGGCCCGCGGTCGGCTCGTCGAGGAAGACGAGTTCGGGCCTGCCGACCACGGCCATGGCGAGCGCGAGGCGCTGCTGCTGGCCGCCGGACAGGCGCCGGTAGGTGGTGCGGCCGCAGCTGTCGAGGCCGAGGCGCTCGATGAGGTCGCCCACGTCCAGCGGGTCGGCGTGGAGTTTGGCGACGTGGCGCAGCATCTCGTCGGCGCGGGCGCCCGAGTAGACGCCGCCGGACTGGAGCATCACGCCGATCCTGGGCCGCAGCGCGTCGGCCTCGCGGACCGGGTCCAGGCCGAGGACGCGCACGGTGCCGGAGTCCGGCTTCCGGTAGCCCTCGCAGGTCTCGATCGTGGTGGTCTTGCCCGCGCCGTTGGGGCCGAGGACGGCGGTGATGCCCGCCCCGGCGCTGAGGTCGAGACCGTCGACCGCGGTCTTGTTTCCGTACCGCTTGACCAGACTCTCGATCTGGACGACGGGCTCGTTTCGCATGGTGAGCCAGTCTAGGGACGGGTCCGAGGTCCCGGGCGGGCGGGGCGCCGGTCCTCTTCCTGGTGACCTTTTCCGGCCGTACGGGGACGAAGCGGGGCCTAGCGTCGATGCGTGACCAGCATCGCGGAGAACGTCGAGGAGACATCCGAGCAGGCGGCCCACAAGGCGCGTGACCTCAGGCGCACCCCGCGCTACTTCGTCTCGGCCGTCCTCGCGGGCGCGTACATCGGGATCGGCGAGGTGCTGCTCCTGGTGGCGGTGTCGCCGTTCGTGGCGGCGGGCTCCCCGGCGGTGAGACTCCTCGAAGGAGCGGTCTTCCCGATCGCGCTGACGATCGTGATGTTCGCGGGCGCACAGCTGTTCACCAGCAATGTGATGGTGATGCTGATCGGCGCCCTGACGGGGCGCACGGGCGCGCGGGACCTGGTCGGCAGCTGGGCGCTCTCCTTGGCGGGGAACGGCGTCGGGGCGTTCCTCTTCGGCGCGATGGTGCACGCGTCGGGCGTGACGTCCACGCCCTCGGCGCGCGCGATGCTCGCCGAGATGGTCCGGGGCAAGGAGGCGCTCGACGGCGGCCAGCTCTTCTGGCGGGCCGTGCTCTGCAACTTCCTCGTCTGCCTGGCGATCTGGATGTTCTACCGGGCCAAGGGCGACGGCGCGAAGATCTTCGTGCTGTGGATCCCGGTCCTGGTCTTCGTCGCGGTCGGCTTCGAGCACTGCGTGGCGAACATGGCGCTGTTCGCCCTCGCGATCCTGGACGGCGGCGCGGGCTTCGCCGACCTGGGCAGGAACCTGCTGTTCACGGTGCCGGGGAACGTGGTCGGGGGCGGTCTCCTCGTCGCGGGCTCGTACTGGTTCATGGGGCGACCGGAGCGCGAGGAGGACCTCTAGGCGGGAGACGCCGACGACTGGGCGGGGGACACCAGCCACCGTTCGGCGTAGGCGACCGCGTCCGCGAGCGGGAACAGCCGCGATGCGGCGGCGCCCACGCTTCCCCGTACGACCTCCGTGTCCCGCTCGAAGGCCGCGCCGAGCTCCTCGAAGCGGTCGCTGGGGATCGCCGGTTCCCGCACGGTCGTCCACCGGCGGCCCTGGGGCGTCATGGCCGCGAAGGAGTGCTCGGTCTCGGGTCCTGGGATCCGGTACTGGGCCAGGTGGAACGCGGTGCAGGCGCCGTAGCCCGCGCCGAGCAGCAGCACGCGGGCGCCCGCCTTCTCCAGCCGGGCCAGCGGGCTGCGCTCGCCGAAGCTGCAGCCGCGGGCGTGCCCCGCGGTGATCGTGGCGGCGGCGGGGCCGAGGGCCGCGAACGAGGCCTGCGGATGCGCGCTGCGCAGGGCGCCGGGCCAGGTGCGTACGGCCTCGGGGACGACGCCGACGCCGAAGCTGGGCGTGAGCAGCGGGTCGTACGCGGGGAGCGTGGCGCGGAGCACGGGCAGCCAGCTCTCGGGCACCGGAGGGTTCTGCCACACCGCGGGATCGGAGTTGTCCCCCGAGTGGGTCGGGACCACCAGGGTGCCGTCGGGCCCGAGGGCGTCGAGGAGCGCCTGGACGAGTGCGATCTGGCCTCCGCTGACCCAGCCGAGCGAGCTGAGCGAGGTGTGCGCGAGGAGGGTCTCGCCGGGGCGCACACCGAGCTTCGACAGCTCGTCCGCGAGCGACTCGCGCGTGCACAAAGGGCCGGTGGGAGGGGGTGTCGGCATGGTCCAGGAGTCTCCTGGAAGGATCGGGCGGGCGCCACCGATTTGATCGATCAGTGATCGTTTCCGCAGGTCAGCTTAGGTATGCCTAAGTGATGCAGCGCACCGACCGGTGATCGGGGCGCGGGTTGTCAGGTTCTGAGGAATTACGCAACAATGGCGTTGTGAAAAACGTTGGCGAGGCTCCGCAGGAGGAACTCGCGACCGGAGAGCGCTCCACGCGCAACCGGGTCGCGCGGTCCATCCTGGACCACGGCCCGTCCACCGTCGCCGACCTCGCCAAGCGGCTCGGCCTCACCCAGGCCGCCGTCCGCAGGCACCTCGACGCCCTCGCCCATGAGAACGTCGTCGAGCCCCGTGAGCAGCGGGTCTACGGAGCACGGACCAGGGGCAGGCCCGCCAAGGTCTTCGCCCTGACCGACTGCGGGCGCGACGCCTTCGACCAGTCGTACGACAAGCTGGCCGCGGACGCGCTCCGGTGGATCGCCGAGCACCACGGGGAAGGCGCGGTCGTCGCGTTCGCCAAGGCGCGGATCGCCGCCCAGGCCGAGACGTACAAGAAGGCGATCGAGGCGGCGCCCCCGGAGCGGCGCACCGAGGCTCTGGCGAAGGCATTGACCACCGACGGGTACGCTGCTACGGCGCGTAGCGCACCGGTCGGCGAGCAGCTCTGCCAGCACCACTGCCCGGTCGCGCACGTCGCCGAGCAGTTCCCGCAGCTGTGCGAGGCGGAGACGGAGATGTTCTCCACGCTCCTGGGCACGCACGTCCAGCGCCTCGCCACGATCGCCCACGGCGACGGCGTCTGCACGACGTTCATCCCCCGCAGTACCCCGCAGCACCCCCATTCAGCATCAGCAAGCACCGCCGGGAGGAACCCCGCATGACTCTCCCTATCGAGGAGACTGCCCACCCCGAGCTCGAGGGCCTGGGCACGTACGAATACGGCTGGGCCGACTCCGACGCGGCTGGTGCCTCTGCCAAGCGCGGCATCAGTGAGGACGTCGTCCGGGACATCTCCGCGAAGAAGTCCGAGCCGGAGTGGATGACCAAGCTCCGCCTCAAGGGCCTGCGCCTGTTCGACAAGAAGCCCATGCCCAACTGGGGCTCGGACCTCTCGGGCATCGACTTCGCCAACATCAAGTACTTCGTGCGCTCCACGGAGAAGCAGGCGGCGTCCTGGGAGGACCTGCCCGAGGACATCAAGAACACGTACGACAAGCTCGGCATCCCCGAGGCGGAGAAGCAGCGCCTCGTCGCCGGTGTCGCCGCCCAGTACGAGTCCGAGGTCGTCTACCACCAGATCCGCGAGGACCTGGAGGAGCAGGGCGTCATCTTCCTGGACACCGACACGGCGCTGAAGGAGCACCCGGAGCTCTTCAAGGAGTACTTCGGGACCGTCATCCCCGTCGGTGACAACAAGTTCGCCTCGCTGAACAGCGCCGTGTGGTCCGGCGGCTCGTTCATCTACGTCCCCAAGGGCGTGCACGTCGAGATCCCGCTCCAGGCCTACTTCCGCATCAACACGGAGAACATGGGCCAGTTCGAGCGGACCCTGATCATCGTGGACGAGGACGCCTACGTTCACTACGTAGAGGGCTGCACCGCGCCGATCTACAAGTCGGACTCGCTGCACTCCGCGGTCGTCGAGATCATCGTGAAGAAGGGCGGCCGCTGCCGCTACACGACGATCCAGAACTGGTCGAACAACGTCTACAACCTGGTCACCAAGCGCGCCGTGGCGTACGAGGGCGCGACCATGGAGTGGATCGACGGCAACATCGGTTCCAAGGTCACCATGAAGTACCCGGCCGTCTACCTGATGGGCGAGCACGCCAAGGGCGAGACGCTCTCCATCGCCTTCGCGGGCGAGGGCCAGCACCAGGACGCCGGTTCCAAGATGGTCCACATGGCGCCGAACACGTCCTCCAACATCGTC contains these protein-coding regions:
- a CDS encoding glycosyltransferase family 4 protein, producing the protein MESHLWDYSRLLARRGNRVTVLTGTPGAQCPGQPGVEVLTHPALDLARLDPGPDDARRLTRWFSEVLLQRGIRLVHCHNLHHFSAAPAQALEALRTPLRLALCHTYHSIWGDPGRGESVLTADRWDRHYAVSEFLRTACADVLGVRAERTYLGIDTAPYARVAPLDVAPQPGTVLLPARLIPDKGALLAVRALDLIVRCGMCVSRPRLLLTDTRQTVDFHGEKIGFRERVEKEIEKRDLESYVEFVEAGVDQMPDLYAESTVVVYPSLFDEPMGLAPLEAMCAARPVVVTRMGGLDEGVDNDGVIGYLVPDRDEEQLAARLAELLDDRETGRLMGLRGRAHVTGHFDLRKIYLKRMQDEYRALLAGRGGAPAGPDGASAVRAGTGTRAGV
- a CDS encoding COX15/CtaA family protein; this encodes MTRDDVAQAVRNPLAFIAERWTPTQRTVQQAAFISLAMTVLIVVTGGAVRLTGSGLGCPTWPKCTDDSLTATSEMGFHGVVEFGNRMLTYVLCAAVGWAIIAARSQKPMRRSVTRLGWAQFWLVMGNAVLGGIVVLVGLNPWTVAAHFLLSTALIAVAVTMWQRIREGDAEPRPLVGKAVAQLVWFLVAASVLLIAVGTVVTGSGPHAGDSSDVPRMGFDWETVSKLHAVLAWIVVTLTFALWFVLKAVDAPRGPLSRTRDLFLILLAQGAIGYVQYFTDLPEVLVGLHMFGSCLVWIGVVRVLLALRERPVGTAGLPAQADDSQLSSV
- a CDS encoding amidohydrolase family protein; this translates as MIETPSLVDQYCHGVLRTELGLGTFEAHLGRGEGPPAPGTTFFDTQTGFAVRRWCPPLLGLEQHCPPARYLARRRELGVLESGRRLLRGSGITTYLVDTGLPGDLTGPGEMASTGDAEAREIVRLELLAEQVADTSGTADSFLANLAESVHAAAGEAVAFTSVAGVRIPLALAAEPPGPGEVRGAVGRWLAGRQVGGELTDPVLLRHLLWIAVASGRPLQLHAGAGDPQTYFGDFARATAGLGTDLVLLHGYPYHRSAAHLASFFPHVYADLGPALVRTGARAAAVLAEILELAPFGKLLFSSGAHGLPELHVVGASLFREALGRVLGTWVAEGAWSLGDAQRVAGLIAAGNARRVYGLSDGGEL
- a CDS encoding tetratricopeptide repeat protein — its product is MSVSISGAFTGARRQFALTRRRLVSTRRRFAVGIRRLATGTTAVSALAIALMGIIKEKTSGPALVVFVVLIVLAVLALILVARPATQESGTAEDATVRAVPPNNLPFRSRYFVGRKKEMALLERTLRPEKGPKGRRVSVVHGTGGVGKSQLATAYAHGTLTEHSLTRWLNATSPDRLLCDLLELATLIGITYHESKTVVLTRLWSWLRDHPDWLLVYDNVQLDGAEQSGEGPVDQQLRLQPLLPPEGVGEILITTQLREGWTGLCPDPVELTVYDEDDGLAFLRKRTGSTADERLRWLGRQLGWQPLALEQAGAYIEQAEIGVEGEDFEEYLQRLSAQSADSDAKTFELAIERIGAQQPAAEDLMRLCSFLASEDVPRATLFRYRSVLPDRLRLVMDDQLAFTRLVLKLVDHSLMTRHGDGRTEPVTYGIHPRVQIFIRSRLTGHERLEWSQAAVRLIEAAFPLAPDQLESRATCDRLMPHVDAVTAEPAWAADSDGELGAARDPEALVRLLHRAGSYQNHRCEWKSALAYFAREVELRGLGTGSEQCLATAHLATARQHYLLAHLDTAEAACGRALALCDAHKDDDAFQQVRAQCCRQFGGILRERNRFREASGYLEAALRIYELQGSGWEVIDWAVTEQEAGMIHRNAGRHVDALDCYERAGDLVGGGGSTGLEEHVVFRAMLRRDAGIVAQDRGDLDTAERELSAAHEVFRSKRGEEDFETAQVAKFLADVLRRKGQQCRAASRSTRNPLRKRRLRAQAHAHLATAHELLCPVLALLGKRRTTEAHTYAACLNKLGSLQWAQGHLHRAIDTLREAEEIYVTAYGPDHHYRAKTLSRLGPVLRAAGDREGAERALRTAERIFVASLGEGHPSLVAVYEFLADGAQDPARAEELRARAARIHRSLWGKSCPS